Proteins from a genomic interval of Pseudodesulfovibrio nedwellii:
- the divK gene encoding DVU0259 family response regulator domain-containing protein, translated as MPKKIMVVDDDPDIVDYLINVFEDHGYDTCRASDGISAYDVAKAEKPDLITLDIEMPHEWGPRFYRRLTSEEEFSDIPVIVISGLSGIHLAIRRAVATIKKPFDPADVIQIVHEALGDDF; from the coding sequence ATGCCAAAGAAAATTATGGTGGTGGATGATGATCCAGATATCGTCGATTACCTCATCAACGTGTTCGAAGATCACGGATACGACACCTGCCGCGCCTCCGACGGGATATCTGCATATGACGTAGCGAAGGCTGAAAAGCCGGACCTCATAACGCTTGATATCGAAATGCCTCACGAGTGGGGGCCAAGGTTTTATCGTCGGTTGACAAGCGAAGAGGAGTTTTCGGATATTCCGGTGATAGTTATCAGCGGATTGTCCGGGATACATCTGGCCATTCGGCGGGCTGTGGCGACCATCAAGAAGCCTTTTGATCCAGCCGATGTGATTCAGATTGTGCACGAGGCGTTGGGTGACGATTTCTGA
- the hmcE gene encoding sulfate respiration complex protein HmcE yields the protein MYDFLTGPMLWVTFLVSFGGLIVRAVMYVRGLSWQLDRVAYRPNMSYGLRGGFRSILAFIIPFKARLWRVRPGFTIIFFAFHIGLLVTPIFLEAHNVMLQDAFGFSLPALPTFVADTLAWICLVGGLFMVLRRIAFPEVRIITTFYDYLLLVITVMPFVTGLIARYEMGDYNFWLMAHIISAEIWLLCLPFTKLSHAILFFMSRMQLGMDYGIKRGGMKGSDMSW from the coding sequence ATGTACGATTTCCTGACAGGGCCCATGCTCTGGGTGACGTTTCTCGTCAGCTTTGGCGGCCTGATCGTTCGCGCCGTCATGTATGTCAGGGGCCTGAGTTGGCAGCTTGACAGAGTGGCCTATCGCCCCAACATGAGTTACGGACTGCGCGGTGGATTCCGTTCCATTCTGGCCTTTATCATTCCGTTTAAGGCCCGTTTGTGGAGAGTTCGCCCCGGTTTTACCATCATCTTCTTTGCCTTCCATATCGGATTGCTCGTCACTCCGATCTTTTTGGAAGCACATAATGTGATGCTGCAAGATGCATTCGGATTCAGCCTGCCTGCGCTGCCCACCTTTGTGGCAGACACGCTGGCCTGGATATGCCTGGTCGGCGGCCTGTTCATGGTTCTGCGCCGTATTGCATTCCCTGAAGTGCGCATCATCACCACCTTCTACGATTACCTGCTGCTGGTCATTACGGTGATGCCTTTTGTCACCGGTTTGATCGCACGCTACGAGATGGGCGATTACAACTTCTGGTTGATGGCACATATCATCAGCGCGGAAATCTGGTTGCTTTGTCTGCCTTTCACCAAGCTGAGTCACGCCATTCTGTTCTTCATGTCCCGCATGCAGCTGGGAATGGATTACGGCATCAAGCGTGGTGGCATGAAAGGCTCGGACATGTCCTGGTAA
- a CDS encoding universal stress protein, with the protein MFKKILLATSGAPSTFGAARVAFDMAKRYNAEVIVFNVMGVPTKAFSQEVNDVRTGEKIEVDDEYRSWVEEELKNTFAKQIESVEFSKMILTTGVPHREILRAARDEDVDLIVMGASSGESSAYRKGYPGSTLQRVAKAARCPVMTVHRETASYWGGFGNIVFATDFSKQAENAFKFALASAKELDCDLTLLHALDISGKVLDQNSIEDDLIATRKRIRDTYVSQMGDFKNFDVEVWEGVPYVEIVKMARERSADLIVMAHHSRELDPEKARIGSTMEQVILRAGCPVVSVSKPDKV; encoded by the coding sequence ATGTTCAAAAAGATTCTACTGGCTACCAGCGGTGCTCCGTCCACCTTCGGCGCCGCCCGTGTCGCTTTCGACATGGCCAAGCGTTACAACGCAGAGGTCATAGTCTTTAACGTCATGGGTGTACCCACCAAGGCCTTCTCCCAGGAAGTCAACGACGTCCGTACCGGTGAGAAGATTGAGGTTGACGACGAATACCGTTCCTGGGTTGAGGAGGAGTTGAAAAACACCTTCGCAAAGCAGATTGAGAGCGTGGAATTCTCCAAGATGATCCTGACCACCGGCGTGCCGCATCGCGAGATTCTTCGTGCTGCTCGCGACGAAGATGTGGATTTGATCGTCATGGGTGCAAGTTCCGGTGAATCTTCTGCCTACCGCAAAGGTTACCCTGGTTCCACCTTGCAACGTGTTGCTAAAGCAGCCCGTTGTCCGGTGATGACCGTGCACCGCGAGACCGCGTCCTACTGGGGCGGTTTCGGTAATATTGTCTTTGCTACTGACTTCTCCAAGCAGGCGGAGAACGCGTTTAAGTTCGCTTTGGCTTCTGCCAAGGAGTTGGACTGCGACCTGACGCTTCTGCATGCGCTGGATATCAGCGGTAAGGTGCTGGATCAGAACTCCATTGAAGACGATCTCATCGCAACGCGTAAGCGTATCCGCGATACGTATGTTTCGCAGATGGGCGATTTCAAGAACTTCGACGTCGAGGTTTGGGAAGGTGTCCCTTATGTGGAGATCGTCAAGATGGCTCGTGAGCGGTCTGCCGACCTTATTGTTATGGCACACCACAGCCGAGAACTGGACCCTGAAAAGGCTCGTATCGGTTCCACCATGGAGCAGGTTATCCTGCGCGCTGGTTGCCCTGTGGTCAGCGTCAGCAAACCTGACAAAGTATAA
- the hmcD gene encoding sulfate respiration complex protein HmcD, which yields MEFFNLQDYYTFTKGTVYLIMGAILVGVTLYWQFLMGGNKKDD from the coding sequence ATGGAATTCTTTAATTTACAGGATTACTACACCTTCACCAAAGGCACAGTGTATCTGATCATGGGAGCAATTCTGGTAGGGGTCACCCTCTATTGGCAGTTCCTCATGGGCGGAAATAAAAAGGACGACTAG
- the divK gene encoding DVU0259 family response regulator domain-containing protein has translation MSKKILIVDDDKEIRSYLSELLSDNGYETVTAVDGSEAVEIAQQEKPDLITLDLEMPNEWGPRFYRKISQDEALKRTPVVVISGLNSIKYAIPKAIASLTKPFEPAQLLKIVKDAIG, from the coding sequence ATGTCCAAGAAGATTCTCATCGTTGATGACGACAAGGAAATCCGTTCTTATTTGTCCGAACTTCTCAGCGACAACGGTTATGAAACCGTGACTGCCGTTGATGGTTCCGAGGCTGTTGAGATTGCTCAGCAGGAAAAGCCTGATCTCATCACTCTTGATTTGGAAATGCCCAACGAGTGGGGTCCCAGATTTTACCGCAAGATTAGCCAGGACGAGGCACTCAAGCGTACTCCCGTTGTCGTAATCAGCGGGCTCAACTCAATTAAATACGCTATTCCCAAGGCGATCGCAAGCCTTACAAAACCTTTTGAACCTGCTCAGTTGCTGAAAATCGTCAAGGACGCAATCGGCTAA
- the hmcF gene encoding sulfate respiration complex iron-sulfur protein HmcF codes for MPEGKLCNRTPIKTDEQLKLTLGDKGGKQYYEEMNHLDVDSEKLWATIQKTMKSRLKTWLEICAHCGLCAESCFLYQVNGRVPEQVPSYKIQSTLGQIVKKKGKVDNEFMQMCMETAWSKCTCCNRCGMYCPHGIDMGIMFGYLRGLLYSQGFVPWELKIGSGMHRVYRAQMDVTTEDWVETCEWMAEETEEEWPGLEIPVDKVGADIMYTCNAREPKHYPEDIAEAAILFHVAGENWTVPSEGWEQTSLSMFAGDWECCKDNVQNVYDAIERLKPKRATGTECGHAHRATVIEGPYWVGREDGQPPVPYVHYVEWLAEALRTGKLKIDPSKRIKEPVTLQDSCNYVRNQGLKDVTREIISYIVEPGYFVEMAPTKEHNYCCGGGGGFNGIGKYREQRNMALRKKMDQILDTGCKLVIAPCHNCWDAIRDLEEEYEIGIRWSFLKPLVIKMLDVPEHLLPKDE; via the coding sequence ATGCCTGAAGGAAAACTTTGCAACAGGACGCCCATCAAGACCGATGAACAGCTCAAGCTGACTCTCGGCGATAAGGGCGGAAAGCAATATTACGAAGAAATGAACCACCTGGATGTGGATTCGGAAAAGCTGTGGGCAACCATACAGAAGACCATGAAGTCTAGGCTCAAGACCTGGCTGGAAATCTGTGCTCACTGCGGCCTGTGCGCCGAATCCTGCTTTTTGTACCAGGTTAACGGACGTGTGCCGGAACAAGTTCCGTCCTATAAGATCCAGTCCACACTTGGCCAGATCGTCAAGAAGAAGGGCAAGGTCGACAACGAATTCATGCAGATGTGCATGGAGACCGCTTGGTCCAAATGCACCTGCTGTAACCGTTGCGGCATGTACTGTCCGCACGGCATCGACATGGGTATCATGTTCGGCTACCTGCGCGGTCTGCTGTACTCTCAGGGGTTCGTGCCGTGGGAACTCAAAATTGGTTCCGGTATGCACCGTGTGTATCGTGCTCAGATGGATGTTACCACTGAAGACTGGGTCGAGACATGCGAATGGATGGCCGAAGAGACCGAAGAGGAATGGCCGGGCCTTGAAATTCCAGTCGACAAGGTCGGCGCGGATATCATGTACACCTGCAACGCTCGTGAACCCAAGCACTACCCGGAAGACATTGCCGAAGCGGCTATTCTTTTCCATGTGGCTGGTGAAAACTGGACCGTCCCTTCGGAAGGGTGGGAGCAGACCTCTCTGTCCATGTTTGCCGGTGACTGGGAATGCTGCAAGGACAACGTTCAGAATGTCTACGACGCCATTGAGCGTTTGAAGCCCAAACGTGCAACCGGCACCGAGTGTGGTCACGCACATCGAGCCACTGTCATCGAAGGCCCTTACTGGGTTGGTCGTGAAGATGGTCAGCCGCCTGTTCCTTACGTTCATTACGTGGAATGGTTGGCAGAAGCGCTGCGCACCGGCAAGCTCAAGATTGATCCTTCAAAGAGGATCAAGGAGCCGGTTACCTTGCAGGATTCCTGCAACTATGTGCGTAACCAGGGCCTCAAGGATGTCACCCGTGAGATCATCAGCTACATAGTGGAGCCCGGTTATTTCGTCGAAATGGCCCCCACTAAGGAGCACAACTACTGCTGCGGCGGCGGTGGTGGTTTTAACGGCATCGGCAAGTATCGTGAACAGCGCAACATGGCTCTTCGCAAGAAGATGGATCAGATTCTCGATACGGGTTGCAAGCTCGTCATCGCTCCGTGTCATAACTGCTGGGACGCCATTCGTGACCTTGAGGAAGAGTATGAAATCGGCATCCGCTGGTCCTTCCTCAAACCGTTGGTAATCAAGATGCTGGATGTTCCCGAACATCTGCTGCCCAAGGACGAGTAA